From Vagococcus jeotgali, one genomic window encodes:
- a CDS encoding alpha-glucoside-specific PTS transporter subunit IIBC yields MMEKVQRFGGAMFTPVLLFSFSGLMVSLAIICKNPLLVGSIANDGTVWFNSWSIIENGAWTVFNQMELLFVIGLPIGLAKKANARAVMEAFVIYLTFQYFVSGMLEYFGSFFGVDFTQEVGGVSGLKMIAGIKTLDTGIIGAIVISGLVVYIHNRFFDTKLPDFLGIFQGSSLVVIIGFFVMLPIAFITAFFWPKLQMGINSTQVFLANAGVIGVFIYTFLERILIPTGLHHFVYSPFVYGPAVVPEGITKAWIGHLNEYASMTTPLKELFPEGGFALHGNGKMFGSLGIAAAFYATSLKENKQKVLSILVPVTLTAFLAGITEPLEFTFLFISPLLFVIHALLSALMAATMYAFGVVGDMGGGFLDLLAKNWIPLFANHKVEIFTQLIIGLLFSAIYFFIFRFLIIKMDLPTPGRELEKEGVQLFTKKDYKEKQANQKGNTTSAVSGETNQYLDKAAIYLEALGGADNIEKVTNCATRLRVTVHDDSLVGNDALFREGGAHGVVRNGKALQVIVGLSVPQVREQFEKLLG; encoded by the coding sequence ATGATGGAAAAAGTTCAACGGTTTGGTGGTGCAATGTTTACACCTGTTCTTTTATTCTCATTTTCAGGTTTGATGGTATCACTGGCTATTATTTGTAAAAATCCATTGCTAGTTGGAAGTATCGCTAACGATGGAACAGTTTGGTTTAATAGTTGGTCCATTATTGAGAATGGAGCCTGGACAGTTTTTAACCAAATGGAATTATTATTTGTGATTGGTTTACCAATTGGTCTTGCTAAAAAAGCGAATGCAAGAGCAGTCATGGAGGCTTTCGTCATTTATCTAACTTTCCAATACTTCGTCAGTGGTATGTTGGAATATTTTGGTTCATTTTTTGGAGTGGATTTCACTCAAGAGGTAGGCGGAGTTAGTGGTTTGAAAATGATTGCAGGTATTAAGACACTTGATACAGGAATTATTGGTGCAATTGTTATTTCTGGTTTGGTCGTCTATATCCATAATCGGTTCTTCGACACGAAATTACCAGATTTTCTAGGAATTTTCCAAGGATCATCTTTAGTTGTGATTATCGGATTTTTCGTGATGTTACCCATTGCATTTATCACAGCATTCTTTTGGCCGAAACTTCAAATGGGGATTAACTCCACACAAGTTTTCTTAGCCAATGCTGGTGTCATCGGAGTATTTATTTACACTTTCTTAGAGCGGATACTTATTCCAACAGGCTTGCATCACTTTGTTTATTCGCCATTTGTTTATGGTCCAGCTGTTGTACCAGAGGGAATCACAAAAGCATGGATAGGTCATTTAAACGAGTATGCTTCTATGACAACACCGCTTAAAGAATTGTTCCCTGAAGGTGGGTTTGCTCTTCATGGAAATGGTAAAATGTTTGGTTCATTAGGTATTGCTGCAGCATTTTACGCAACATCTTTAAAAGAAAATAAGCAAAAAGTATTATCTATTCTAGTACCAGTTACACTAACAGCCTTTTTAGCTGGGATTACTGAACCATTAGAATTTACATTCTTATTTATTTCACCATTGTTATTTGTGATACATGCACTCTTGTCAGCGTTAATGGCTGCAACGATGTATGCCTTTGGTGTTGTTGGTGATATGGGTGGTGGTTTCTTAGATTTACTAGCTAAAAACTGGATTCCATTATTTGCTAATCATAAAGTAGAGATATTTACACAATTAATTATAGGATTATTGTTCTCGGCTATTTATTTCTTTATCTTTAGATTTTTGATAATCAAGATGGACTTACCAACACCAGGTAGAGAATTAGAAAAAGAAGGCGTTCAATTATTCACTAAAAAAGATTACAAAGAAAAACAAGCTAATCAAAAAGGAAATACTACATCTGCAGTCAGCGGTGAGACAAATCAGTATTTAGATAAGGCTGCTATTTATCTAGAAGCTTTAGGTGGGGCTGATAATATTGAAAAAGTGACTAATTGTGCGACTAGGTTAAGAGTGACTGTTCACGATGATAGTTTAGTCGGCAATGATGCTTTGTTTAGAGAAGGTGGTGCCCACGGGGTTGTTCGTAATGGAAAAGCCCTTCAAGTTATTGTTGGTTTATCTGTTCCTCAAGTAAGAGAGCAGTTTGAAAAATTATTAGGTTAA
- a CDS encoding 6-phospho-alpha-glucosidase, producing MKMKKFSIVVAGGGSTFTPGIVLMLLDNLDRFPIRQIKFYDNNPERQKQIADACEILIKEKAPDINFVSTTDPKTAFTDVDFVMAHIRVGLYAMREMDEKIPLKYGVVGQETCGPGGIAYGMRSIGGVLEILDYMEEYSPDAWMLNYSNPAAIVAEATRKLRPESKIINICDMPVGIEELMAKAIGLKSRKEMVIRYYGLNHFGWWTDIRDLAGNDLMPQIKEHVSKYGYAMKESLEGAQHVDESWAHTFAKAREVYAVDPDTLPNTYLKYYLFPQDEVSHSNPDYTRANEVMAGREKHVFGECNQITKLGSTKDTTLEIDEHASYIVDLARAIAYNTHERMLLIVPNEGAIVNFDETAMVEVPCIVGANGPEPLTQGKIPTFQKGLMEQQVAVEKLVVEAWAEGSYQKLWQALTLSKIVPNARVAKELLDDLYEVNKEYWPELK from the coding sequence ATTAAAATGAAGAAATTTTCAATCGTAGTTGCAGGTGGCGGAAGTACGTTTACTCCAGGGATTGTATTAATGTTGTTAGATAATTTAGATAGATTTCCTATTCGTCAAATTAAATTTTATGATAATAACCCAGAAAGACAAAAACAAATTGCAGATGCTTGTGAGATTTTAATTAAAGAAAAAGCGCCAGATATTAATTTTGTATCAACCACTGATCCTAAAACAGCTTTTACTGATGTAGACTTTGTGATGGCACATATTCGTGTTGGGTTATATGCGATGCGTGAAATGGATGAGAAAATTCCATTAAAATATGGTGTGGTAGGTCAGGAAACATGTGGTCCTGGTGGGATTGCTTATGGTATGCGCTCAATTGGTGGTGTTCTTGAAATTCTAGACTATATGGAAGAGTATTCTCCAGATGCATGGATGTTAAATTATTCAAATCCTGCAGCAATTGTAGCAGAAGCAACTAGAAAATTAAGACCAGAATCTAAAATTATTAATATTTGTGATATGCCAGTGGGTATTGAAGAGTTAATGGCTAAAGCAATTGGCTTGAAATCACGTAAAGAGATGGTCATTCGTTATTACGGGTTAAATCATTTTGGTTGGTGGACAGATATTCGTGATTTAGCGGGTAATGATCTAATGCCTCAAATTAAAGAACATGTATCAAAATATGGTTATGCAATGAAAGAAAGTTTAGAAGGCGCACAACATGTGGATGAGAGTTGGGCACATACGTTTGCTAAGGCTCGTGAAGTCTACGCAGTCGATCCAGATACGCTACCAAATACTTATTTAAAATATTATTTATTCCCTCAAGATGAAGTGAGCCATTCAAATCCAGACTATACTCGTGCTAATGAAGTTATGGCAGGAAGAGAGAAACATGTTTTTGGTGAGTGTAATCAAATTACCAAATTAGGTAGTACAAAAGATACGACGCTTGAGATTGATGAACATGCTAGCTATATTGTCGATCTAGCTCGCGCGATTGCTTATAATACACATGAAAGAATGTTATTGATTGTACCCAATGAAGGAGCTATTGTGAATTTTGATGAGACAGCTATGGTGGAGGTACCATGTATTGTTGGAGCTAATGGGCCAGAACCATTGACACAAGGTAAGATTCCAACATTCCAAAAAGGTCTGATGGAACAACAAGTTGCTGTTGAAAAGTTAGTTGTAGAAGCTTGGGCAGAAGGCTCATATCAAAAATTATGGCAAGCATTAACGTTATCTAAAATTGTACCTAATGCACGTGTAGCTAAAGAATTATTAGACGACTTATATGAAGTCAATAAAGAATATTGGCCAGAATTAAAATAA